Proteins from a genomic interval of Plasmodium berghei ANKA genome assembly, chromosome: 6:
- a CDS encoding V-type ATPase V0 subunit e, putative → MDSNIITGTYTFLIIWFLSCILFCVFFARNGKIALKDMFKLIITLVSIAVFCLWIFWLCVYISQLNPMIFPQRKIINE, encoded by the exons ATGGATAGTAACATTATAACGGGAACATACACTTTCCTTATTATTTGGTTTTTGTCctgtattttattttgcgTATTTTTTGCAAGAAATGGAAAGATAGCCTTGAAGGACATGTTTAA ATTAATAATTACGCTGGTTTCCATAGCCGTGTTTTGTTTGTGGATATT tTGGCTATGTGTTTATATATCTCAACTAAACCCAATGATATTTCCTCAGCGGAAAATCATTAAtgaatag